From a region of the Lactuca sativa cultivar Salinas chromosome 4, Lsat_Salinas_v11, whole genome shotgun sequence genome:
- the LOC111917312 gene encoding probable 2-carboxy-D-arabinitol-1-phosphatase, whose amino-acid sequence MGSRVLLTTTHLPFNPIPDKSQKFPQSYTPCSSPRFQILCSLSGTIGNDASVTGGAYDYSKATTSLTQKLLSSPKQVTLVRHGLSSWNDESRVQGSSNLSILTETGIIQAERCKKALADIHFDQCFSSPISRAKSTAEILWNGREEPLIFLDTLKEAHLFYLEGMKNEDAKRMYPKEYTMWRQDPSNFNVNGVYPVRQLWDTAKIAWKEILFTPGESFLVVTHKSILRALICTALGLSPERFRAVDVNNGGVTVFKLNVEGEPMLQSLNMTAHMYTDYNYVY is encoded by the exons ATGGGCTCTAGAGTTCTTCTAACAACTACTCATTTACCTTTCAATCCTATACCTGATAAATCTCAAAAGTTTCCTCAATCCTACACTCCTTGTTCATCTCCACGATTTCAGATTCTATGTTCATTATCAG GGACAATTGGCAACGATGCTTCAGTGACTGGTGGTGCGTACGATTATAGTAAAGCAACAACTTCTCTTACACAGAAATTATTGTCATCCCCGAAACAAGTGACTCTTGTAAGGCATGGCTTAAGCTCTTGGAACGATGAAAGTAGAGTTCAG GGAAGCTCAAACTTATCAATCTTAACAGAAACTGGAATCATACAAGCAGAAAGATGCAAGAAAGCTTTGGCAGATATACATTTTGACCAGTGTTTCTCCAGTCCAATTTCTCGTGCCAAG TCGACTGCTGAAATCTTGTGGAATGGGAGGGAAGAGCCGTTGATCTTTCTTGATACATTGAAGGAGGCACATCTATTCTATCTTGAAGGCATGAAAAATG AGGATGCTAAGCGAATGTATCCAAAAGAGTACACAATGTGGAGACAAGACCCCTCCAATTTCAATGTAAACGGTGTTTATCCTGTTCGCCAACTATGGGACACTGCAAAAATTGCTTGGAAGGAAATCTTGTTTACACCT GGAGAAAGTTTTCTTGTTGTGACCCATAAATCAATATTACGGGCGCTAATATGCACGGCTCTTGGACTAAGCCCTGAGAG GTTTCGGGCGGTTGATGTGAATAATGGTGGGGTAACGGTGTTTAAGTTGAATGTGGAAGGCGAACCCATGCTTCAATCTTTGAACATGACGGCTCATATGTACACTGATTACAATTATGTTTATTAG
- the LOC111917331 gene encoding probable ubiquitin-conjugating enzyme E2 24, protein MDVFLSDFDSYSESSSSDDQEDDEFMYSGQASCILSNLQETIGKIDDFLLFERRYVHGDIVCLMKDHSQMGKVTNFEMLVDLENLNEKKLKDINSKELQRIRSISMGDFVISGPWVGKADQITDSVTVLFDDGSKCEFTITDTENLIPISPDLVDDSQYPYYPGQRVKLVNSTRSNSTQWFCGSRTETHNEGTVCNVDTGSVHVTWLGCALFGSEGGAPVPPSLQSKTDLTLISCFLNWQLGDWCVLPKISHSGFQEIFVIAKTKCRIDVLWQDGSESFGLDSSCLNPVNTLDAHDFWPHQFVLEKGTSDDQENRKSGVVKVVDAKEKTVRVEWELENEEKNVEEIVSAYELIDHPDYSFSQGDLVFRIHKGQKFEKDSYNSYLDHIGIVIGLKNGIVEVKWATGFTSKVAPHEIFRVEKSEGVSATPLLNNGNMEEKSDHDTRSTDPTEKDLLDSDDDDVDDDDDDDDEKDCLKMLYDSTTFSVPRAAIGFLSNVATRFFGSQNYTTSYVRSDHVSDFNEEDDQTFVETKFEESEDSKVVPVLSNSENLKGFRQFDMVNDCSSHHFVDSAEKSSISTQVKKSWLKKVNQEWNILTNDLPETIYVRVFEERMDLIQAAIVGASGTPYENGLFFFDIFLPPEYPHEPPMVHYNSGGLRVNPNLYESGRVCLSLLNTWTGTGSETWNPNESTILQVLLSLQALVLNKKPYFNEAGYDQQVGSPEGEKNSCSYNENAILMSYKSMLYILRNPPKHFEALVEEHFSKRCGQILMGCKAYLEGVPVGGENVETEGQNGNSTGFKIMLSKLVPKLVEAFTAKGFDCGECSKREL, encoded by the exons ATGGATGTGTTTCTAAGTGATTTCGATAGCTACAGTGAAAGCAGTAGCTCTGATGATCAAGAAGACGATGAGTTCATGTACAGTGGACAAGCAAGCTGTATCctctcaaatcttcaagaaaccaTTGGAAAAATCGATGATTTCTTGTTGTTTGAAAGAAGATACGTTCATGGCGACATCGTTTGCTTGATGAAAGATCACTCACAAATGGGAAAAGTAACAAACTTTGAGATGCTTGTAGACTTGGAGAATCTTAACGAGAAGAAACTAAAAGACATCAACTCCAAAGAGCTTCAAAGAATCCGTTCAATCTCAATGGGCGATTTCGTAATTTCCGGTCCGTGGGTCGGTAAAGCTGACCAGATAACCGATTCGGTAACCGTCCTGTTCGATGACGGGTCAAAATGTGAATTTACAATAACGGACACGGAAAATCTCATACCGATTTCTCCCGATTTAGTCGATGACTCACAATACCCGTATTACCccggtcaacgagtcaaactcgTGAATTCGACCCGGTCAAACTCGACTCAGTGGTTTTGCGGGTCACGAACGGAAACCCACAATGAAGGGACCGTGTGTAATGTGGATACGGGTTCGGTCCACGTGACATGGCTCGGGTGCGCGTTATTTGGTTCAGAGGGTGGTGCACCGGTGCCACCATCTCTTCAGAGCAAAACAGACTTAACCCTAATTTCGTGTTTCTTGAATTGGCAACTCGGTGATTGGTGTGTTCTACCAAAGATTTCCCACTCGGGTTTTCAAGAAATCTTTGTGATTGCGAAAACAAAATGTAGAATTGATGTGCTATGGCAAGATGGGAGTGAATCGTTTGGGTTGGATTCGAGTTGTTTAAACCCTGTTAACACACTCGATGCTCATGATTTTTGGCCTCATCAGTTTGTTCTTGAGAAAGGGACTTCAGATGATCAGGAAAATAGGAAGTCGGGGGTTGTGAAGGTGGTGGACGCGAAGGAAAAGACAGTGAGGGTAGAATGGGAATTGGAAAATGAAGAGAAGAATGTGGAGGAAATTGTGAGTGCGTATGAACTGATTGATCACCCTGACTATTCATTTAGTCAGGGTGATCTTGTATTTAGGATTCATAAAGGACAGAAATTTGAGAAAGATTCTTACAATTCCTACTTAGATCATATCGGGATTGTGATTGGCTTGAAAAATGGCATTGTTGAAGTCAAATGGGCTACGGGTTTCACATCTAAG GTTGCGCCTCATGAGATCTTTCGAGTGGAAAAGTCTGAAGGCGTATCAGCTACACCACTACTTAACAATGGAAATATGGAAGAGAAATCCGACCATGATACCCGTTCAACGGACCCCACCGAAAAG GATTTATTGGAttcagatgatgatgatgttgatgatgatgatgatgatgatgatgagaaaGATTGCTTAAAGATGTTGTATGATTCCACTACTTTTAGTGTCCCGCGAGCTGCAATCGGGTTCTTATCCAATGTGGCTACACGGTTTTTCGGTTCTCAGAACTACACAACATCGTATGTTAGGTCAGACCATGTATCTGATTTTAACGAGGAAGATGATCAGACATTTGTGGAGACAAAGTTTGAAGAATCCGAGGATTCAAAGGTTGTTCCGGTTTTATCGAATAGTGAGAATCTGAAAGGATTTAGGCAATTTGACATGGTTAATGACTGCTCAAGCCACCATTTTGTTGATAGTGCAGAAAAGAGCTCCATATCAACTCAG GTGAAAAAAAGTTGGCTAAAGAAAGTCAATCAAGAATGGAACATTTTAACAAACGATCTTCCGG AAACAATATATGTTCGTGTCTTTGAAGAAAGAATGGATCTAATACAAGCTGCAATTGTGGGAGCATCTGGAACTCCTTATGAAAATGGTCTTTTCTTCTTTGACATTTTCCTCCCCCCTGAATACCCTCACGAGCCCCcg ATGGTGCATTATAACTCTGGTGGGCTTCGGGTGAACCCTAATTTATATGAATCGGGAAGGGTGTGTCTTAGCCTTCTGAATACATGGACAGGAACCGGAAGTGAGACATGGAACCCTAACGAGTCCACAATTCTTCAAGTTTTACTCTCTCTTCAAGCTTTAGTGCTTAACAAAAAGCCGTATTTCAATGAAGCGGGATATGATCAACAGGTGGGAAGTCCTGAGGGTGAAAAGAATTCGTGTAGCTATAATGAGAATGCCATTCTCATGAGCTACAAATCCATGTTGTACATACTTCGCAACCCACCTAAG CATTTTGAGGCACTTGTGGAGGAGCATTTCAGCAAACGATGTGGGCAGATCTTGATGGGTTGTAAGGCCTATCTTGAAGGGGTTCCGGTAGGAGGTGAAAATGTTGAGACCGAAGGGCAAAATGGTAATTCTACGGGATTCAAGATCATGCTCTCAAAACTTGTCCCTAAGCTTGTGGAAGCATTTACCGCAAAAGGGTTTGATTGTGGTGAATGTAGTAAAAGGGAATTGTAA